The segment ACAGGCAAGGCTGCCAGGAGAGAGCCGTGGCCTTAGTTCACAGCAGTGGCCCGTCTGGGGTTCAGCCCTCACCTGTGACCTGCAGGATTTCCCCCAGAGCCCTCCTCACGCCTATGGGGGCATGTCCACCCTGCACCACCTCCCAGACCGGCCCACCGAACATGATGTAGTACTGCGAGTTCCGGTTGAGCTGCTTCTGGTCCAGGTGGGCCGGAAAGATCTTGATGTAGCCGCCCCCACAGTCCATCTTCTGCTCGTGCTTCACCGTGTACTGCAGCACCAGAGTCCGCCCCTTGTTGCTGAACGGCCGGAAGCGTGCTGAGATGGCGTAGAAGCGGCTGTTCTGTGTGGTCTGCAGCCCTGCAGGCAGACTTGGGGCTCAGGAGATGCCCCTGCACTCCCCAGGGCCCCGAAGCTGCCTCCCACTCAGACCAGCACAGAGGTGGAGGCTGGGGCACGCCTGGGTCTGCTTGAgtggaccctatgcagtgctggggtcggccacacccatgcaaggcaaatgcccattgGACCACCACCTCCTTGACCCTGTGGTTGGCGTGGGGCCTTTCTGGTGGGTCATAGGCGTTTTGTGGGTGTGTGGGACACTATAcccctggtgctcagagctgactcctggctctgtgctcagggctgagtcctgaccAGGCTACAGGgaactctatgtggtgccagggaccaaacctgtgtCAGTCACATTcagagcaaatgccttaactcttgtacccCTTTGAAAGCAGCTCTGACCCctttgcttttttaattattttgttggtgctggtgggtggaggagggttggccgcacccagtagtgctcagggagcactcctggcaggctcagggggccgaccatatggggtgtcagggatcaaacccagttcagcatggcaaacgctctactcgctgTATTAGAGCTGcggctcctgtttttttttttttttttctttttgggtcacacccagcgatgcacaagggttactcctggctctgcactcagaaatcacccctggcggtgctcaggggaccatatgggatgctgggatttgaaccctggtcggccgcgtgcaaggcaaatgccctacccgctgtgctatcactccagcccattttttttttttttaagatttgttaGGCTCATTGGGTGGTGCTAAGTCTGTAGCTCTGAACTGCCTGAAAGCAGCAGACGACACAccaccgcacacacacactttcgcTCCCAGTCTGCTTGTGCCAGCCGCCCCTGAGAGATGTGCAAGTCAGAAGGACCTGAAAGATGGGGCAGGGGCATGCCTTCAGGAGGATCTGTCCAGAGACAGATCAAAAGGAAACCGCGGGGTTCTGCAAATCCGCcggtgcctcggtttccccacaCGCACCCACGCCcacctttgtctttctctttgtggCCGTAGAACTTGCCCGACGAGAGTCGGAAGTGCCCGAAGCTCGAGTCATTGGTGGACTGCACCCAGCGGTTCCTCCAGCGCTCTGTGCGGGGATAACAGGGGGCGGGTCAGGGCGGCCGCAGGGGTTCCCGGCGGCGCGGCCGGGCAGTCCCTTTACCTCCATCCAAGAACTCCTCCTGAAAGTAGACGGTAGCCAGCGCCACGCGCAGCACGCAGAGGGCGCATAAGGCAACGCGAGGCGGAGCCATGCACGTGACCCTGacctggacccccccccccgcgtctCCAAACTACAAATCCTGGCAGACCTCGCGCGCCGACTCCCCGGCCCTGAACTACGACTTTCGCGattgtgaccctgaagagccctggGTCCCAAGCCCTGAACTACGACTCCCGACAGGGCCCGCGATTGTGACCTTGCGGCTTTCATGAGCCCGAGGGCGCGGTGCACGCCGGGAGGTGTGGTCGTCTTCGCTTTGGCGCTGTTGCCCGGGCAACGGGCGGCTCCGGGCCTGAGTGCCTGGCTGGGATCGCGGCTGCAGCACTGGCGCATGAATTGGACCGTGTGCGGAAGGTCGGCGAGGTTCGGGAGAGATGCTGCGGGGAAGAGGGAACACCCGGGGCTGAGTGGGTCGGGAGGGCAGCTCGCGCCTGTTTTCTCGTTGGGATGTCCCTTGAGGATGTTATGCGTGCGCTGGTGGGAGAGCCCTGCGGGGCGCCCGTGTTGGGTCCTTTTCATTGGCTTTAAGGAATTTTCTGGGGGCGGGAGTCTTGCTTGCCTCCCAACCCCTTTTCAGGTACTTTCGAGGGGTGCAGAGCTGACTGATTGCAGGCTTGGGCGCACTTCCTCCATATGTGCCCTGACCTATGTCCTTTAGAAGGATTTGACGTGCGCATGACGTCAGAGGTGTGTCGTGCGTGTGACGTCATGCATGTCGTGCATGACCTTCCTTCTGCCGAGTCCAGAGGGTTAAGTGCGTGGATCCCCGTTCCCTGTTACCGAGTTTTAGTCTTTCACgagcccctccccccttttctggtttggggattgtgttgggtttgggggccacacactctGGGTGCTGGGAACGGAACCCCGAGCTTCCGCAGGTTGGCCCTCTCCTGGCACCAGCGTTGTTTTTAATGGGGGCTGCCTCCAGGGAGGTGGGGATGCACTTGGGATCTTGCGTGTGCGGCACTTTCCCGTGCTGCTCCCTGTGATTTTCTtactttggtttctgggccacactctgcGGTGCTGAGGGatcctgggtggggggagggaccccGGCTCCCGCTTGCAAAGCCGAGCCCCCCTTCCTTAGTGCCCGCAGCTCTCGGGGTCCCGGGGGCTTACAGGGTGGGTCTGAGTCGCCCCCGCTTCCTCCAGCTCCCGTTGGCATGTGGGGCCCCAGGTGCGACCCCTCCACTCGGCTGTAACCGCACATTTTGCTCTCCCTCCCCTGACAGGAGCTGCCTTTGGGTCCTTTCTCCTGAGCCCGGGTCCGGGCGGGTGAGTGGCAGAGGGACACCAAGCAGGGCCTCTGAGCATTGCGTGCAGTAGTGGGGTTCCTCCCACCCAGCCCGCTCCAGGCCCCGCAGAGAGGTGAGGATTCGATGGGGACCCCCCCGTCCGGGCTCTGacacccgtccccccaccccgccccgtgcCCGGGACGCGCGTCTCCGGGGGAAGAGGCTTGGGGTACTGGGCTCGCCGCCCGAGTTtcctctgggcagggctggggtctgggCGCAGGCGCGCGCGTGCGCAGGGCCCGGGAGGGCTCGGGTAGGGGctgtgcggggggcggggcggagctgGGGGCTGTCACACTCCCGGGCCTGATCGGGTGCCTGCCCCGCCCTAGGATGGCTTCAGCCCGGCCAGCGGGGCGCGGGGGATCCCGGGAGGACCCGCCGCTGGATCTGCTGCGACACCTGAGCCTCGGCCGGAGTCTCGCCCCCGTCACGCAGGGCCAGAGCCGCTTCCTGAGCCAGCGCCCCACGGGAGTCCCGGAGCCGGAGCCGGGGACCCGCCCCCCCGCGTCCACTCTGCGTGCCCAGGCCGCGCTCTCCAGACTCGCGCGCCTCGAGGGTCGGCTGCAGAGCCGGCGGGCGCCCCACTCGGGCCCCGGCACCCCCATCTCCGGGGACAGCCAGCCCAGCAGCGCCGCCTGGAGCAGGGCCGGGAGCCCCCACTCCCCAGCGCGGGGAGCACCCCGGGACCAGCCGGGACGCAGGTTCCTGAAGAAGCGCGGGCCCTCAGACGCGGCGGCACCCCTAGAAGCCCCCCAGGGGACCAGCCCAgcgcccccagcacccaggggctcCCCGGACAgcgaggaggaggaagtgagggagctGCTTGGGGAGCTGACAGAATCGTCCAGAGAAAAGGAGGCGCCGGGGAAAGGACTCTCGGTGAGCGCCCCAAGTCCTGTCTATGAGGGGTCACGCCCCGGATCCCACTTAGCCACTGacagctctgtgctcctggacTGGGGATGTGACATCTGCCCACAGCCCTGAGCCCACTCAGGTCTGCTGTGGGggtacatgtgtgcctgtgtattatgtggatgtgtgtgtctgtgtgtatctgtatctatgttGGTGTGTCTGTGCGCATCTGTGcccattgtgcatgtgtgtgactgtgtgtccatgtctgtgtCCGCTGTGTGAGGGGTGATTTCTACCTTTTCCACCTATGAAAACTGCTGCTCCAAGAATACCCAACTTCCCCGAAGGCGGGAAGTGGGGACTGGTTAGAGGGTGGGGGGTCCAACTTCCAAACCTCTGACGTCTGACCTCTCTGCTTAAGTAGGGCCGTAGCCCAGCAGAGCCAGAGCCCGAAGCCCGACCACGGGGTGACCTGCAGCCCCCCGGCCCTGCtgctcctgcctccctgcccacccTGGGCTCGGGGACCCCATATGCTCCTCATCAGGGAGTGTCTGCCCCCAGTTCACCATCACTCTCCGATCCTGTTCCTCTCTCTGGGGTAGAAGCTCCCCAGGGCAGTGTGGCCGAGCCCCTGGACATGTCCCTGGCTGAGGACTCTCAGGACAGCCACGGTGAGTGGGTGGGGGACTCAGCGCATTCACTCCCTTCCTTCGTTGTCCCTTCAATCCTTCGCCCCTGCACCTTCTCCCAATCCCCACCCTGTGGGAAAGGTAGCTCAGAGTAGGGGGCATTTTGGGGGCTGCTACAGGGGCTGAATCCATCCCTGACCCCTCACTGGGCACCACAGGAGAGGCCCTCTGAAATGTGAACATGAAAGTGAGTGGGAGCAGACTCACGGGACCCTGGAGGCACAGTCTAGCAAAGGCTACCCCAGTCCCCCCACCTTGTTCCCGGAGTGGGGCAAGGGGACAactccactgtactgtctctgcagatTTCTGTGTCCACATCCTGTCCCTGAGTGACCTGCAACCCAGCAGCCCGCAGGTGAGGAGGATGCCATGGGACACCTGATGGGACTTCGTTTTGTGTCCCGGGTGGGGGCATCTGCACATTGGGACCCACCCAGACTGGGGCAGAGTAAGG is part of the Sorex araneus isolate mSorAra2 chromosome 2, mSorAra2.pri, whole genome shotgun sequence genome and harbors:
- the C2H19orf44 gene encoding uncharacterized protein C19orf44 homolog isoform X4, which translates into the protein MASARPAGRGGSREDPPLDLLRHLSLGRSLAPVTQGQSRFLSQRPTGVPEPEPGTRPPASTLRAQAALSRLARLEGRLQSRRAPHSGPGTPISGDSQPSSAAWSRAGSPHSPARGAPRDQPGRRFLKKRGPSDAAAPLEAPQGTSPAPPAPRGSPDSEEEEVRELLGELTESSREKEAPGKGLSGRSPAEPEPEARPRGDLQPPGPAAPASLPTLGSGTPYAPHQGVSAPSSPSLSDPVPLSGVEAPQGSVAEPLDMSLAEDSQDSHDFCVHILSLSDLQPSSPQGAAGSEVVSAARDPLTDSEVSEQVGKDSAGSGDPTARTPSCTYSEDFDGSEAPSDSTEASWSETTPRLEPTHMPRVVMKETAVQTPDPAFAYQWHPAGTAAMGPSLGGAYVDPVPIASHVVSPDAIEALALNDLLRQQLSLTRRFAEASRELHGALLQALGPPAFHYHTLEEAREYIRRHRPTRLTMEAALEEVKQELEAPGAWV
- the C2H19orf44 gene encoding uncharacterized protein C19orf44 homolog isoform X1, with product MASARPAGRGGSREDPPLDLLRHLSLGRSLAPVTQGQSRFLSQRPTGVPEPEPGTRPPASTLRAQAALSRLARLEGRLQSRRAPHSGPGTPISGDSQPSSAAWSRAGSPHSPARGAPRDQPGRRFLKKRGPSDAAAPLEAPQGTSPAPPAPRGSPDSEEEEVRELLGELTESSREKEAPGKGLSGRSPAEPEPEARPRGDLQPPGPAAPASLPTLGSGTPYAPHQGVSAPSSPSLSDPVPLSGVEAPQGSVAEPLDMSLAEDSQDSHDFCVHILSLSDLQPSSPQGAAGSEVVSAARDPLTDSEVSEQVGKDSAGSGDPTARTPSCTYSEDFDGSEAPSDSTEASWSETTPRLEPTHMPRVVMKETAVQTPDPAFAYQWHPAAGTAAMGPSLGGAYVDPVPIASHVVSPDAIEALTAYSPAALALNDLLRQQLSLTRRFAEASRELHGALLQALGPPAFHYHTLEEAREYIRRHRPTRLTMEAALEEVKQELEAPGAWV
- the C2H19orf44 gene encoding uncharacterized protein C19orf44 homolog isoform X2, translating into MASARPAGRGGSREDPPLDLLRHLSLGRSLAPVTQGQSRFLSQRPTGVPEPEPGTRPPASTLRAQAALSRLARLEGRLQSRRAPHSGPGTPISGDSQPSSAAWSRAGSPHSPARGAPRDQPGRRFLKKRGPSDAAAPLEAPQGTSPAPPAPRGSPDSEEEEVRELLGELTESSREKEAPGKGLSGRSPAEPEPEARPRGDLQPPGPAAPASLPTLGSGTPYAPHQGVSAPSSPSLSDPVPLSGVEAPQGSVAEPLDMSLAEDSQDSHDFCVHILSLSDLQPSSPQGAAGSEVVSAARDPLTDSEVSEQVGKDSAGSGDPTARTPSCTYSEDFDGSEAPSDSTEASWSETTPRLEPTHMPRVVMKETAVQTPDPAFAYQWHPAGTAAMGPSLGGAYVDPVPIASHVVSPDAIEALTAYSPAALALNDLLRQQLSLTRRFAEASRELHGALLQALGPPAFHYHTLEEAREYIRRHRPTRLTMEAALEEVKQELEAPGAWV
- the C2H19orf44 gene encoding uncharacterized protein C19orf44 homolog isoform X3, with translation MASARPAGRGGSREDPPLDLLRHLSLGRSLAPVTQGQSRFLSQRPTGVPEPEPGTRPPASTLRAQAALSRLARLEGRLQSRRAPHSGPGTPISGDSQPSSAAWSRAGSPHSPARGAPRDQPGRRFLKKRGPSDAAAPLEAPQGTSPAPPAPRGSPDSEEEEVRELLGELTESSREKEAPGKGLSGRSPAEPEPEARPRGDLQPPGPAAPASLPTLGSGTPYAPHQGVSAPSSPSLSDPVPLSGVEAPQGSVAEPLDMSLAEDSQDSHDFCVHILSLSDLQPSSPQGAAGSEVVSAARDPLTDSEVSEQVGKDSAGSGDPTARTPSCTYSEDFDGSEAPSDSTEASWSETTPRLEPTHMPRVVMKETAVQTPDPAFAYQWHPAAGTAAMGPSLGGAYVDPVPIASHVVSPDAIEALALNDLLRQQLSLTRRFAEASRELHGALLQALGPPAFHYHTLEEAREYIRRHRPTRLTMEAALEEVKQELEAPGAWV